A region from the Sandaracinus amylolyticus genome encodes:
- a CDS encoding DUF58 domain-containing protein, whose translation MSDDERATTTRWAPGARLAPAALAGIPLALGGGTLGFVGSLAFDAALVIGAAIDARRLAARAPHAERHHDARLVLGARNRVVIRLHNASEHAIRVTVRDDLPEGWHADPDELVAEIPAHARRELAYDVVPPARGVARFGDLHVRIEGGLGLGAAIASIAASEETRVYPNVLGTRRRELAMRLSRVAAPGMRSVRVLGGGGEFEQLREYVHGDPFRDLDWKSTAKRHRPITRVLQQERSQQVLLAIDAGRMMASRAGDGATKLDHAIHAALLLAYVALRQGDRVGLVVFSDDVRAFVPPGRGAAQYRRLLEAVFAVQAELTHVDVRRLVDFVRARVPKRALVVVFSDLLDESHAMPLATHAAVLRRKHLPICVTMRDPVAEELASAPAAREHDAYVRAAAADLVAERAAVKAHLRRAGIGVVEAPPGELAVAAVGRYLELKSRSAL comes from the coding sequence TTGAGCGACGACGAGCGCGCGACGACGACGCGATGGGCGCCCGGCGCGCGGCTCGCGCCCGCAGCGCTCGCGGGCATCCCGCTCGCGCTCGGCGGTGGCACGCTCGGCTTCGTCGGCTCCCTCGCGTTCGACGCTGCGCTCGTGATCGGTGCCGCGATCGACGCACGCCGGCTCGCAGCGCGCGCGCCGCACGCCGAGCGACACCACGACGCGCGGCTCGTGCTCGGTGCGCGCAACCGCGTCGTGATCCGCCTCCACAACGCGAGCGAGCACGCGATCCGCGTGACCGTGCGCGACGATCTGCCGGAGGGCTGGCACGCGGACCCCGACGAGCTCGTCGCGGAGATCCCTGCGCATGCGCGGCGCGAGCTCGCGTACGACGTCGTGCCGCCCGCGCGCGGCGTCGCGCGCTTCGGCGACCTGCACGTGCGCATCGAGGGCGGGCTCGGCCTCGGCGCCGCCATCGCGAGCATCGCCGCGAGCGAGGAGACGCGCGTCTATCCGAACGTGCTCGGCACGCGACGCCGCGAGCTCGCGATGCGCCTCTCGCGCGTCGCCGCGCCGGGGATGCGCAGCGTGCGCGTGCTCGGCGGCGGCGGTGAATTCGAGCAGCTGCGCGAGTACGTGCACGGCGATCCGTTCCGCGACCTCGACTGGAAGTCGACGGCGAAGCGACATCGCCCGATCACCCGCGTGCTGCAGCAGGAGCGCAGCCAGCAAGTGCTCCTCGCGATCGACGCGGGGCGCATGATGGCGAGCCGCGCGGGCGACGGGGCCACGAAGCTCGATCACGCGATCCACGCGGCGCTGCTGCTCGCGTACGTCGCGCTGCGACAGGGTGATCGCGTCGGGCTCGTCGTGTTCTCCGATGACGTGCGCGCGTTCGTCCCGCCGGGGCGTGGCGCTGCGCAATACCGCCGCTTGCTCGAGGCGGTGTTCGCGGTGCAGGCCGAGCTCACGCACGTCGACGTGCGTCGTCTCGTCGACTTCGTGCGCGCGCGCGTGCCGAAGCGCGCGCTCGTCGTGGTGTTCAGCGACCTGCTCGACGAATCGCACGCCATGCCGCTCGCGACGCACGCAGCGGTGCTCCGCCGCAAGCACCTGCCGATCTGCGTGACGATGCGCGATCCCGTCGCCGAGGAGCTCGCGTCCGCGCCCGCGGCGCGCGAGCACGACGCGTACGTGCGCGCCGCCGCGGCCGATCTCGTCGCGGAGCGCGCCGCCGTGAAGGCCCACCTGAGGCGCGCCGGGATCGGCGTCGTCGAGGCGCCGCCGGGAGAGCTCGCGGTCGCGGCGGTCGGACGCTACCTCGAGCTCAAGTCGCGCAGCGCGCTCTGA
- a CDS encoding 4a-hydroxytetrahydrobiopterin dehydratase, with amino-acid sequence MARTPLQADEITSALRDLPGWAHEGDALRKTFRFQNHREAMSFLVRLSYEAEQRDHHAEIHNVYATVELVLRTHDAGNRVTRADVELARAIESFSWV; translated from the coding sequence ATGGCACGCACACCGCTCCAGGCAGACGAGATCACGAGCGCGCTCCGGGACCTCCCCGGCTGGGCGCACGAAGGCGACGCGCTGCGCAAGACGTTCCGGTTCCAGAATCATCGCGAGGCGATGAGCTTCCTCGTGCGCCTCTCGTACGAGGCCGAGCAGCGCGATCACCACGCCGAGATCCACAACGTCTACGCGACGGTCGAGCTCGTGCTGCGCACGCACGACGCGGGCAACCGCGTGACGCGCGCGGACGTCGAGCTCGCGCGCGCGATCGAGTCCTTCTCCTGGGTGTGA
- a CDS encoding class I SAM-dependent methyltransferase, producing MTLWAGRFGDPEVRAFIAAHHYAGDPLAVLADERFELVRCHACALRYHARVLDANGLALLYGSWIDAMQIERFEAEHVPADRREPFAVGRHVVKDLLSMHALAGAPSEMRLLDFGCGDGRALRIASALGLRAVGVDPSVTRSERASDGGGAVHPTLEDALADIGGRVDAILMSEVLEHLVEPRRVLSSLVAAMRPGGVILIETPDTRGIDGPPRTFEHMRWVHPLEHVNGFTPETLERMARAVGLEPAPIMRAHATTRLRDVVRTEVGRLLARPSTSRIFVKP from the coding sequence ATGACACTCTGGGCCGGTCGTTTCGGCGACCCCGAGGTCCGCGCGTTCATTGCCGCGCATCACTACGCGGGCGATCCGCTCGCGGTGCTCGCGGACGAGCGCTTCGAGCTCGTGCGCTGTCACGCGTGCGCGCTGCGCTATCACGCGCGCGTGCTCGACGCGAACGGCCTCGCGCTCCTCTACGGGAGCTGGATCGACGCGATGCAGATCGAGCGGTTCGAGGCGGAGCACGTCCCCGCCGATCGACGCGAGCCGTTCGCCGTCGGGCGCCACGTCGTGAAGGACCTGCTGAGCATGCACGCGCTCGCGGGCGCGCCGAGCGAGATGCGGCTGCTCGACTTCGGCTGCGGCGACGGGCGCGCGCTGCGCATCGCGTCGGCGCTCGGGCTGCGCGCGGTCGGGGTCGATCCCAGCGTGACCCGCAGCGAGCGCGCGAGCGACGGCGGCGGCGCGGTGCACCCGACGCTCGAGGACGCGCTCGCCGACATCGGCGGGCGCGTCGACGCGATCCTGATGAGCGAGGTGCTCGAGCACCTCGTCGAGCCGCGCCGCGTGTTGTCTTCGCTGGTCGCCGCGATGCGGCCGGGCGGCGTGATCCTCATCGAGACGCCGGACACGCGCGGCATCGACGGTCCGCCGCGCACGTTCGAGCACATGCGCTGGGTGCACCCGCTCGAGCACGTGAACGGGTTCACCCCGGAGACGCTCGAGCGCATGGCGCGCGCGGTCGGGCTCGAGCCCGCGCCGATCATGCGCGCGCACGCGACCACACGGCTGCGCGACGTGGTGCGCACCGAGGTCGGCCGCTTGCTCGCGCGACCGAGCACGAGCCGCATCTTCGTGAAGCCCTGA
- a CDS encoding winged helix-turn-helix domain-containing protein: MPTTTLSRDEARAYLVSQLGLARPRRERGGRGVRAMLDALRCVQLDPLDPMGTNADLVALARIDGIAKGDLYAHTLPGHAFEHFAKERCLLPARAFPHYRDQAAETPWWRLGDRLRRLPDGVLDAVREEIAARGPITAGELEDRGRVEPIDWSGWKGTGRAASMAIEVLWTRCEIVVAGRTTRAKLWDVPRRALPDQHDVDVAGHGFAAWALRERVEAAGLLSRAGGATWSMLRDARTDGTIEQLIDEGAIEEVAVEGARRTYLAPRGFQERRVIAPDDRMRILGPLDPVLWDRDLVRHAFGFDYVWEVYKPAEERRFGWYVVPLLHRGRFVGRLEGRVDGTTLVIERLWREEGVALDEDALDAALERHAIACGCDRVVRRPGARRRAKR; the protein is encoded by the coding sequence ATGCCGACGACCACGCTCTCTCGCGACGAAGCGCGCGCGTACCTCGTCTCGCAGCTCGGGCTCGCGCGGCCGCGCCGCGAGCGCGGTGGACGCGGCGTGCGCGCGATGCTCGATGCGCTGCGCTGCGTGCAGCTCGATCCGCTCGACCCGATGGGCACCAACGCGGACCTGGTCGCGCTCGCGCGCATCGACGGGATCGCGAAGGGCGACCTGTACGCGCACACCCTGCCCGGCCACGCGTTCGAGCACTTCGCGAAGGAGCGCTGCCTGCTGCCCGCGCGCGCGTTCCCGCACTACCGCGATCAAGCCGCGGAGACGCCGTGGTGGCGGCTCGGGGATCGGCTGCGCCGGCTGCCGGACGGCGTGCTCGACGCGGTGCGCGAGGAGATCGCCGCGCGCGGTCCGATCACGGCGGGCGAGCTCGAGGATCGCGGGCGCGTCGAGCCGATCGACTGGAGCGGCTGGAAGGGCACCGGACGCGCGGCATCGATGGCGATCGAGGTGCTCTGGACGCGCTGCGAGATCGTCGTCGCGGGGCGGACGACGCGCGCGAAGCTCTGGGACGTGCCGCGGCGCGCGCTGCCCGATCAGCACGACGTCGACGTCGCGGGGCACGGCTTCGCCGCCTGGGCGCTGCGCGAGCGCGTCGAGGCCGCGGGCCTGCTCTCGCGTGCCGGCGGCGCGACGTGGTCGATGCTGCGCGACGCGCGCACCGACGGAACGATCGAGCAGCTGATCGACGAGGGCGCGATCGAAGAGGTCGCCGTCGAGGGCGCGCGACGCACGTACCTCGCGCCGCGCGGGTTCCAGGAGCGACGCGTGATCGCGCCCGACGATCGCATGCGCATCCTCGGGCCGCTCGATCCCGTGCTGTGGGATCGCGACCTGGTGCGGCACGCGTTCGGGTTCGACTACGTGTGGGAGGTCTACAAGCCCGCGGAGGAGCGGCGCTTCGGGTGGTACGTCGTGCCGCTGCTGCACCGCGGGCGCTTCGTCGGACGCCTCGAAGGGCGCGTCGACGGGACCACGCTCGTGATCGAGCGCCTGTGGCGCGAGGAGGGCGTCGCGCTCGACGAGGACGCGCTCGACGCTGCGCTCGAGCGACACGCGATCGCGTGCGGATGCGATCGCGTGGTGCGCCGTCCGGGCGCGCGACGACGCGCGAAACGCTGA